The Strix aluco isolate bStrAlu1 chromosome 1, bStrAlu1.hap1, whole genome shotgun sequence genome has a window encoding:
- the LOC141916810 gene encoding elastase-1-like, which translates to MSGYECLSETVSESEVRYCMASQMVQDSYVQVSLQIAYPDYPGYYSHICGGTLITGKWVMTAAHCFSMPEGSTYRVVLGEHDLLQEDGTEYAIDVDRVFINEGWNPNNIANGYDIALLRLSSPAYDNGFVELGLLPSEGDILPNDYPCYITGWGATSVDGSVPDRLQEVMMPIVDHKICSQDDWWGSQAKVTMICAGGDGVRAGCSGDSGGPLNCYKDGHWQVHGIVSFGLVPYCNTYKKPTVFTRVSAYVDWIRNIITDNGGY; encoded by the exons ATGTCAGGATACGAGTGCCTTTCTGAAACAGTATCTGAAAGCGAGGTGAGGTACTGTATGGCATCTCAGATGGTGCAGGACAGCTATGTGCAG GTATCGCTTCAGATTGCCTATCCTGACTACCCGGGGTACTACTCTCACATTTGCGGTGGAACCCTTATCACCGGCAAATGGGTCATGACTGCAGCCCATTGCTTCAGCAT GCCAGAAGGATCAACCTACCGAGTGGTTCTGGGTGAGCATGATCTCTTGCAGGAGGATGGCACTGAGTACGCTATTGATGTGGATAGAGTCTTCATTAACGAAGGCTGGAATCCCAATAACATCGCCAATGG CTATGACATTGCCCTGCTGCGCCTCAGTTCTCCTGCCTATGACAATGGGTTTGTTGAGCTGGGACTGCTTCCATCTGAAGGAGACATTTTGCCCAATGACTATCCCTGCTATATTACTGGATGGGGCGCAACTAGTG TGGATGGCAGCGTCCCAGACAGACTGCAGGAGGTGATGATGCCAATTGTTGACCATAAGATCTGCTCCCAGGATGACTGGTGGGGATCTCAAGCAAAAGTCACTATGATCTGTGCAGGTGGAGATGGCGTGAGGGCTGGATGCAGT GGGGACTCTGGGGGCCCTCTCAACTGTTACAAAGATGGTCACTGGCAAGTCCATGGGATTGTCAGTTTTGGGCTAGTTCCTTACTGTAACACCTACAAGAAGCCCACAGTCTTCACACGTGTATCAGCCTACGTGGACTGGATCCGCAAT attatAACGGATAATGGGGGTTACTAG